AGCATTTTTTGTGTCCCGTGGGGAAATTGCAGCAAATGGCTATGACCTATCGATGAATCGCTATCGGGAGGCCCCCTATCAAGCCGTGGCCTACGACGCACCTCAGGTGATTTTAAACCGATTACGGGTCTTGGAGAATGAGATTCGGGCTGATCTCGATGCGATCGAAAAAATGTTGGGATAATAGGGGTAACTGTAGCCCGTTCTTTTGGAGGTGTGGCTTCTATGACAGTTGCAATGACTGCGATGGGGTTAGCAGACTTCTTGGCCTACGAAGATGGCACCGAAACCCTGCATGAGTTGGAAGATGGAGCATTAATTGTTATGCCGCCGGAAAGCGATCGAAATCGTCGGATTGCAACGTTTTTGATGATTTATTTAGCCCAGTGCGGTGTCTTACCCCAGTACTTAACCATGAAAACCGAGTTGGTCGTGATGGGGGCGCGGGTTGGAGTGCGGGTGCCGGATTTGATGGTGTTGTCAGAAGAGTTAGCGGCAGAACTGGCTGGGGCCACCCGATCGACGGTCACACTAGAGATGCCTCCTCCTCGGTTAGTCGTAGAAGTGGTGTCTCCGGGAAAGGAGAATATCGATCGGGATTATCGCTATAAGCGATCGCAGTATGAAGCGCGGGGAATTGCGGAGTATTGGATCGTTGATCCGATCGTGGATCGAGTCACCATCCTGACGCGGATAGAGGGGCTCTATGAAACCGCAACGTTTGAGGGTGAAATGGCCATTCGATCGGCGTTATTGGCAGAGTTCGCGCCTAACCAGCAATTGACCGCAGCCCAGGTTTTAGCATCTGGCACATAACAGCAGTTCGAGGAGAGATAGAATGGGCGTTGAGAATAAGCAGCAAGTCATTCGCTTAGTTGAGGATCATCACCAAGTCTTACAACAATTGGGGGTGAATCGTTTTGGATTGTGTGGTTCATTTCGACGCGATGAGATGACCAAAGTCAGTGATGTAGATGTATTGGTGATATTTCAGCCAGGAATGAAGACGTTTGCTAACTTTATGGATCTATGTTTCTTCTTAGAGGAGCTATTTGGGCGGAAAGTCGATCTTTTAACACCAGAGTCATTAAGTCCTTATTTAAAAGATAAAATTCTCGCTGAGGTGGAATATGTCTCGTTCCCTTAGGGTGTATTTACTGCATATTCTAGAGGAAACAACTTATCTACTGGAAACCTGTGAAGGGCTCAATAAACAGGATGTTCTCAATAACGCAACGTTTCAAAGATCTTTTGTAAGAAGTTTAGAAGTAATCGGCGAAGCTACCAAAAACTTACCAGAAGATTTTAGGCAAAGGCATCCACACATTCCCTGGAGACGAATGGCTGGTATGCGAGACAAGTTAATTCATGACTATTTTGGAGTGGATTATGATATCGTTTGGGATGTGGTTGTCCATCAAATCCCAGAGCTACACGACCAGATCGAAACCCTAATTCAGAGAATTCAGATCAACGAATAAAGAAATTTAGATCGGTTGACATAGTAGACAAATATATCAATGAATTGGCAACATGTTTCTCTACGATCGATCGCGACAGTCATCACGAAAGGAACCACCCCAACGTCGATCGGTCATGGGTTTTCTGACACTGGAATTCCATTCCTACGAGTTCACAATATTCACAATCATCACATCAGCCTTGACGATGTTCTCTTCATTGATGAAACGACTGATGAAGCCCTAGCTCGCTCCCGCATTTACCCCAAGGACGTACTAGTTTCGATCGCGGGAACTGTGGGAAGAACCGCTGTCGTTCCACCGGAGGCTCCCCCAATGAACTGTAACCAAGCGGTTGCCATTATTCGACCGCAAGATGGAGTTAATCCCTATTATTTATCCTATTGGTTCAACACCGAAGCAGCAATTCAGCAGATTCAAGGGTTACAAGTCACTGGTACGATCGCGAATCTAAGTCTCAGCGGAATCCAGACCCTACACCTTCCTTTGCCTTCCCTGCCCGAACAACAGCGAATGGTCGCCATTTTGGATCGGGCCCATGCGGTGCGACAGAAGCGCAAGCAGGCCATTCAATTAATGGAAGACCTGCTGCGATCGATCTTTCTAGATCAATTCGGCGATTCCGTTACCAAGCCGAAAGGCTGGAATCGGCTAACGTTAGGGGAAATGGCTAGCATTCAGAAGGGCTTACACGTCACGCCCAAACGGCAAGACTACCCTTTAGAAGTACCCTATTTGCGCGTTGCCAATGTGTACCGAGATCAGCTGCACCTAGAGGATCTCAAAACCATGCGAGTCACCCCCCAAGAACTCCAAAAAATCAAACTCGAAAAAGGCGATCTACTCTTAGTAGAAGGCCATGGAAACCCTGAAGAAATTGGCCGATCGGCAGTTTGGGACGGTTCCATGCAAACTTGTGTCTATCAAAATCATCTGATTCGGGTCAGAGTCGATCCCAAGATCGCCGATCCCACTTACATCAGCACCTATCTCAACAGCGAAGGCGGTCGTCGGCAATTCACAAAATTTGGGAAAACAACATCGGGACTCAATACGATTACTGCATCCAACGTAAAAGCAATCACGATCGTCTGTCCTCCCCTAGAATTGCAACAACAATATTGTGAATGGCAACGGCAACTCACCCACACCCTTCAGATTGCCCAAGCAAGTTTCCAGGAATCCGAAGCTCTGTTCAACACGCTTCTCCAACGTACCTTTCGCGGAGAATTACAGCCGGTTCCGCCCCGTTAAACTCATTCGGGCAATGGCATCTGCAGTTTGATGCTATCTTTCAAGCTTGTATTCACTCACAATCGGTCTGATCTGCGATCGCAAACTGGCTCTTACCCGCCTGTTTAGCTCGATACATCGCCGTATCCGCCTGTTTCAGCAACGTTTCTAGATCTTCCGCATGGTTGGGATACAGACTAATTCCAATGCTGGTGGTGACTCGCACGGTGTGACCCTCTAGGATAAACGGTTGAGCGAGGGTGTGGAGTATTTTTTCCGCCACCCGAATCACCTCCTGAATTCCAGGAACCGCTGGCAAAATGACTGTAAATTCATCACCGCCCAATCGTGCCACCGTATCACTTGCCCGCAGGCAGCAGGTCAACCGTTTCGACACCGATCGCAATAACTGATCGCCAATCCCATGGCCTAACGTATCATTCACTTGTTTAAAACCGTCCAGATCCAGAAATAGCAAAGCAACCTGGCGGCGGTTGACCTCCGCCCATTCGATCGCTGCTTGCAGTTTTTCTTGGAAGTACTGACGGTTCGGGAGTCCTGTTAATGGATCATGATTGGCGAGGTAACTTAAACGATTTTGGGATTGCCGCAACTCTTCATTGGACTTCGACAATTCCGCTGTGGTACGGCGCAATTCTTCCTCCACACTCTTACGCTGGGTAATATCCCGAATCACCCCAACAAGGAATAAATTACCCGCCGCATCCTTGTGCAGCGATCGCTTGGTCGCAATGCAATAGGTGGTTCCGTAAATGTTGGTCAATTGTTCTTCGTTTTCCTGCTCGGTTTCCCGCCGAAACACTTGAGCGTCCTGCTGCCAGAACACATCGGCTTCCTGCTTGGGAAACACATCGTAAACGGTGCGTCCAACCAGATCCGCAACGGGAACCCCCACAAAGCGGGCATAGGCTTCGTTCAGCACAATCCAATGATGCTGTTTATCTTTGACAAACACAGGATCAGGAATCGTATCAATCACCCGCCGCAGAAATTCCGTCGATCGCTTCAACTCCTCTTCCGAATGGGCGACATAGCTGGTAATCGCTGCTGCTGCCCCTACAAGGCCCAGAATCGGGGGAACAACAGGAATCATCCAGCTATAACGAAACGCTGCATAGCCTAACCCAACCACAATCATGCAAGCCAGACTAATCGCGGCTAACGATCGCCGGGGTGTCCGCAATCGCCAACACATTGCCG
The window above is part of the Alkalinema sp. FACHB-956 genome. Proteins encoded here:
- a CDS encoding DUF86 domain-containing protein: MSRSLRVYLLHILEETTYLLETCEGLNKQDVLNNATFQRSFVRSLEVIGEATKNLPEDFRQRHPHIPWRRMAGMRDKLIHDYFGVDYDIVWDVVVHQIPELHDQIETLIQRIQINE
- a CDS encoding restriction endonuclease subunit S — encoded protein: MNWQHVSLRSIATVITKGTTPTSIGHGFSDTGIPFLRVHNIHNHHISLDDVLFIDETTDEALARSRIYPKDVLVSIAGTVGRTAVVPPEAPPMNCNQAVAIIRPQDGVNPYYLSYWFNTEAAIQQIQGLQVTGTIANLSLSGIQTLHLPLPSLPEQQRMVAILDRAHAVRQKRKQAIQLMEDLLRSIFLDQFGDSVTKPKGWNRLTLGEMASIQKGLHVTPKRQDYPLEVPYLRVANVYRDQLHLEDLKTMRVTPQELQKIKLEKGDLLLVEGHGNPEEIGRSAVWDGSMQTCVYQNHLIRVRVDPKIADPTYISTYLNSEGGRRQFTKFGKTTSGLNTITASNVKAITIVCPPLELQQQYCEWQRQLTHTLQIAQASFQESEALFNTLLQRTFRGELQPVPPR
- a CDS encoding nucleotidyltransferase family protein, which translates into the protein MGVENKQQVIRLVEDHHQVLQQLGVNRFGLCGSFRRDEMTKVSDVDVLVIFQPGMKTFANFMDLCFFLEELFGRKVDLLTPESLSPYLKDKILAEVEYVSFP
- a CDS encoding CHASE2 domain-containing protein encodes the protein MHPRQSSASAQVQSRSVWVDRCRRVWARSGTLLTAVGVAGCIIALRSTGILQGWEFSVSDQFFRLRPTEPIDHRIVIVAIEEGDLQQAGGWPISNQTLTQLLQTLKAAQPRAIGLDLYRDLPNDRQYPELVNVMKSMPNLIGIEQLPDQSNAAGIKPPAPLDELGQVGFNNIILDPDQTVRRSILYWQTEHRPRYQESFALKLAQLYLAPYGIAPKPATPNSRNLKLGSAVFQQLKADDGNYVRADVGAYQVWVNFRGKTGSFRMIPLSHVLERRLSQDELRDRIVLIGSTATSLKDFSATPYNSDPYLVGKHQRTQLMSGVELQAHFVSQIISAVLDQRPLLRNGAEPLEWLWIGLWTWLGTAMCWRLRTPRRSLAAISLACMIVVGLGYAAFRYSWMIPVVPPILGLVGAAAAITSYVAHSEEELKRSTEFLRRVIDTIPDPVFVKDKQHHWIVLNEAYARFVGVPVADLVGRTVYDVFPKQEADVFWQQDAQVFRRETEQENEEQLTNIYGTTYCIATKRSLHKDAAGNLFLVGVIRDITQRKSVEEELRRTTAELSKSNEELRQSQNRLSYLANHDPLTGLPNRQYFQEKLQAAIEWAEVNRRQVALLFLDLDGFKQVNDTLGHGIGDQLLRSVSKRLTCCLRASDTVARLGGDEFTVILPAVPGIQEVIRVAEKILHTLAQPFILEGHTVRVTTSIGISLYPNHAEDLETLLKQADTAMYRAKQAGKSQFAIADQTDCE
- a CDS encoding Uma2 family endonuclease, whose protein sequence is MTVAMTAMGLADFLAYEDGTETLHELEDGALIVMPPESDRNRRIATFLMIYLAQCGVLPQYLTMKTELVVMGARVGVRVPDLMVLSEELAAELAGATRSTVTLEMPPPRLVVEVVSPGKENIDRDYRYKRSQYEARGIAEYWIVDPIVDRVTILTRIEGLYETATFEGEMAIRSALLAEFAPNQQLTAAQVLASGT